From Oryctolagus cuniculus chromosome 17, mOryCun1.1, whole genome shotgun sequence, a single genomic window includes:
- the FLOT2 gene encoding flotillin-2 isoform X3: MTILCRCENIETSEGVPLFVTGVAQVKIMTEKELLAVACEQFLGKNVQDIKNVVLQTLEGHLRSILGTLTVEQIYQDRDQFAKLVREVAAPDVGRMGIEILSFTIKDVYDKVDYLSSLGKTQTAVVQRDADIGVAEAERDAGIREAECKKEMLDVKFMADTKIADSKRAFELQKSAFSEEVNIKTAEAQLAYELQGAREQQKIRQEEIEIEVVQRKKQIAVEAQEILRTDKELIATVRRPAEAEAHRIQQIAEGEKVKQVLLAQAEAEKIRKIGEAEAAVIEAMGKAEAERMKLKAEAYQKYGDAAKMALVLEALPQIAAKIAAPLTKVDEIVVLSGDNSKVTSEVNRLLAELPASVHALTGVDLSKIPLIKKATGAQV; encoded by the exons GTGAAGATCATGACAGAGAAGgagcttctggctgtggcctgtgAGCAGTTCCTGGGCAAGAACGTGCAGGACATCAAGAACGTTGTCCTGCAGACTCTGGAGGGACATCTACGTTCCATCCTCG GGACCCTGACTGTGGAGCAGATCTATCAGGACCGGGACCAGTTTGCCAAGCTGGTGCGGGAGGTTGCAGCCCCTGACGTGGGCCGCATGGGCATTGAGATCCTCAGTTTCACCATCAAG GACGTGTATGACAAAGTGGACTACCTGAGCTCGCTAGGCAAGACGCAGACTGCGGTGGTGCAGAGAGACGCCGACATTGGTGTGGCCGAGGCTGAGCGGGACGCAGGCATCCGG GAAGCCGAGTGCAAAAAAGAGATGCTTGATGTGAAGTTCATGGCAGACACCAAGATCGCTGACTCCAAACGAGCCTTTGAGCTACAAAAGTCAGCCTTCAGTGAGGAGGTCAACATCAAG ACCGCCGAGGCCCAGCTGGCCTATGAGCTGCAAGGGGCCCGTGAGCAGCAGAAGATCCGGCAGGAAGAGATTGAGATTGAAGTGGTGCAGCGCAAGAAGCAAATTGCCGTGGAGGCGCAGGAGATCCTGCGCACAGACAAGGAGCTCATCGCCACTGTGCGCCGCCCCGCTGAGGCCGAGGCCCACCGCATACAGCAGATCGCTGAGGGTGAAAA GGTGAAGCAGGTCCTcttggcacaggcagaggctgagaagaTCCGCAAAATCGGGGAGGCGGAGGCAGCGGTCATCGAGGCGATGGGCAAGGCAGAGGCTGAGCGGATGAAGCTTAAGGCTGAGGCCTACCAAAAATACGGGGATGCAGCCAAGATGGCCTTGGTGCTGGAGGCCCTGCCCCAG attgCTGCCAAAATCGCAGCACCACTGACCAAAGTCGATGAGATTGTGGTCCTCAGCGGAGACAACAGCAAGGTGACATCAGAAGTGAACCGGCTGCTGGCCGAGCTACCTGCCTCTGTGCACGCTCTCACGGGTGTGGACCTATCGAAG ATACCCCTGATCAAGAAGGCCACCGGTGCACAGGTGTGA
- the FLOT2 gene encoding flotillin-2 isoform X5 → MGNCHTVGPNEALVVSGGCCGSDYKQYVYGGWAWAWWCISDTQRISLEIMTLQPRCEDVETAEGVALTVTGVAQVKIMTEKELLAVACEQFLGKNVQDIKNVVLQTLEGHLRSILGTLTVEQIYQDRDQFAKLVREVAAPDVGRMGIEILSFTIKDVYDKVDYLSSLGKTQTAVVQRDADIGVAEAERDAGIREAECKKEMLDVKFMADTKIADSKRAFELQKSAFSEEVNIKTAEAQLAYELQGAREQQKIRQEEIEIEVVQRKKQIAVEAQEILRTDKELIATVRRPAEAEAHRIQQIAEGEKVKQVLLAQAEAEKIRKIGEAEAAVIEAMGKAEAERMKLKAEAYQKYGDAAKMALVLEALPQIAAKIAAPLTKVDEIVVLSGDNSKVTSEVNRLLAELPASVHALTGVDLSKIPLIKKATGAQV, encoded by the exons GATTTCCCTAGAGATTATGACGTTGCAGCCCCGCTGCGAGGACGTAGAGACGGCCGAGGGGGTAGCTTTAACTGTGACGGGTGTCGCCCAG GTGAAGATCATGACAGAGAAGgagcttctggctgtggcctgtgAGCAGTTCCTGGGCAAGAACGTGCAGGACATCAAGAACGTTGTCCTGCAGACTCTGGAGGGACATCTACGTTCCATCCTCG GGACCCTGACTGTGGAGCAGATCTATCAGGACCGGGACCAGTTTGCCAAGCTGGTGCGGGAGGTTGCAGCCCCTGACGTGGGCCGCATGGGCATTGAGATCCTCAGTTTCACCATCAAG GACGTGTATGACAAAGTGGACTACCTGAGCTCGCTAGGCAAGACGCAGACTGCGGTGGTGCAGAGAGACGCCGACATTGGTGTGGCCGAGGCTGAGCGGGACGCAGGCATCCGG GAAGCCGAGTGCAAAAAAGAGATGCTTGATGTGAAGTTCATGGCAGACACCAAGATCGCTGACTCCAAACGAGCCTTTGAGCTACAAAAGTCAGCCTTCAGTGAGGAGGTCAACATCAAG ACCGCCGAGGCCCAGCTGGCCTATGAGCTGCAAGGGGCCCGTGAGCAGCAGAAGATCCGGCAGGAAGAGATTGAGATTGAAGTGGTGCAGCGCAAGAAGCAAATTGCCGTGGAGGCGCAGGAGATCCTGCGCACAGACAAGGAGCTCATCGCCACTGTGCGCCGCCCCGCTGAGGCCGAGGCCCACCGCATACAGCAGATCGCTGAGGGTGAAAA GGTGAAGCAGGTCCTcttggcacaggcagaggctgagaagaTCCGCAAAATCGGGGAGGCGGAGGCAGCGGTCATCGAGGCGATGGGCAAGGCAGAGGCTGAGCGGATGAAGCTTAAGGCTGAGGCCTACCAAAAATACGGGGATGCAGCCAAGATGGCCTTGGTGCTGGAGGCCCTGCCCCAG attgCTGCCAAAATCGCAGCACCACTGACCAAAGTCGATGAGATTGTGGTCCTCAGCGGAGACAACAGCAAGGTGACATCAGAAGTGAACCGGCTGCTGGCCGAGCTACCTGCCTCTGTGCACGCTCTCACGGGTGTGGACCTATCGAAG ATACCCCTGATCAAGAAGGCCACCGGTGCACAGGTGTGA
- the FLOT2 gene encoding flotillin-2 isoform X2 yields the protein MTLQPRCEDVETAEGVALTVTGVAQVKIMTEKELLAVACEQFLGKNVQDIKNVVLQTLEGHLRSILGTLTVEQIYQDRDQFAKLVREVAAPDVGRMGIEILSFTIKDVYDKVDYLSSLGKTQTAVVQRDADIGVAEAERDAGIREAECKKEMLDVKFMADTKIADSKRAFELQKSAFSEEVNIKTAEAQLAYELQGAREQQKIRQEEIEIEVVQRKKQIAVEAQEILRTDKELIATVRRPAEAEAHRIQQIAEGEKVKQVLLAQAEAEKIRKIGEAEAAVIEAMGKAEAERMKLKAEAYQKYGDAAKMALVLEALPQIAAKIAAPLTKVDEIVVLSGDNSKVTSEVNRLLAELPASVHALTGVDLSKIPLIKKATGAQV from the exons ATGACGTTGCAGCCCCGCTGCGAGGACGTAGAGACGGCCGAGGGGGTAGCTTTAACTGTGACGGGTGTCGCCCAG GTGAAGATCATGACAGAGAAGgagcttctggctgtggcctgtgAGCAGTTCCTGGGCAAGAACGTGCAGGACATCAAGAACGTTGTCCTGCAGACTCTGGAGGGACATCTACGTTCCATCCTCG GGACCCTGACTGTGGAGCAGATCTATCAGGACCGGGACCAGTTTGCCAAGCTGGTGCGGGAGGTTGCAGCCCCTGACGTGGGCCGCATGGGCATTGAGATCCTCAGTTTCACCATCAAG GACGTGTATGACAAAGTGGACTACCTGAGCTCGCTAGGCAAGACGCAGACTGCGGTGGTGCAGAGAGACGCCGACATTGGTGTGGCCGAGGCTGAGCGGGACGCAGGCATCCGG GAAGCCGAGTGCAAAAAAGAGATGCTTGATGTGAAGTTCATGGCAGACACCAAGATCGCTGACTCCAAACGAGCCTTTGAGCTACAAAAGTCAGCCTTCAGTGAGGAGGTCAACATCAAG ACCGCCGAGGCCCAGCTGGCCTATGAGCTGCAAGGGGCCCGTGAGCAGCAGAAGATCCGGCAGGAAGAGATTGAGATTGAAGTGGTGCAGCGCAAGAAGCAAATTGCCGTGGAGGCGCAGGAGATCCTGCGCACAGACAAGGAGCTCATCGCCACTGTGCGCCGCCCCGCTGAGGCCGAGGCCCACCGCATACAGCAGATCGCTGAGGGTGAAAA GGTGAAGCAGGTCCTcttggcacaggcagaggctgagaagaTCCGCAAAATCGGGGAGGCGGAGGCAGCGGTCATCGAGGCGATGGGCAAGGCAGAGGCTGAGCGGATGAAGCTTAAGGCTGAGGCCTACCAAAAATACGGGGATGCAGCCAAGATGGCCTTGGTGCTGGAGGCCCTGCCCCAG attgCTGCCAAAATCGCAGCACCACTGACCAAAGTCGATGAGATTGTGGTCCTCAGCGGAGACAACAGCAAGGTGACATCAGAAGTGAACCGGCTGCTGGCCGAGCTACCTGCCTCTGTGCACGCTCTCACGGGTGTGGACCTATCGAAG ATACCCCTGATCAAGAAGGCCACCGGTGCACAGGTGTGA
- the FLOT2 gene encoding flotillin-2 isoform X4: protein MTEKELLAVACEQFLGKNVQDIKNVVLQTLEGHLRSILGTLTVEQIYQDRDQFAKLVREVAAPDVGRMGIEILSFTIKDVYDKVDYLSSLGKTQTAVVQRDADIGVAEAERDAGIREAECKKEMLDVKFMADTKIADSKRAFELQKSAFSEEVNIKTAEAQLAYELQGAREQQKIRQEEIEIEVVQRKKQIAVEAQEILRTDKELIATVRRPAEAEAHRIQQIAEGEKVKQVLLAQAEAEKIRKIGEAEAAVIEAMGKAEAERMKLKAEAYQKYGDAAKMALVLEALPQIAAKIAAPLTKVDEIVVLSGDNSKVTSEVNRLLAELPASVHALTGVDLSKIPLIKKATGAQV, encoded by the exons ATGACAGAGAAGgagcttctggctgtggcctgtgAGCAGTTCCTGGGCAAGAACGTGCAGGACATCAAGAACGTTGTCCTGCAGACTCTGGAGGGACATCTACGTTCCATCCTCG GGACCCTGACTGTGGAGCAGATCTATCAGGACCGGGACCAGTTTGCCAAGCTGGTGCGGGAGGTTGCAGCCCCTGACGTGGGCCGCATGGGCATTGAGATCCTCAGTTTCACCATCAAG GACGTGTATGACAAAGTGGACTACCTGAGCTCGCTAGGCAAGACGCAGACTGCGGTGGTGCAGAGAGACGCCGACATTGGTGTGGCCGAGGCTGAGCGGGACGCAGGCATCCGG GAAGCCGAGTGCAAAAAAGAGATGCTTGATGTGAAGTTCATGGCAGACACCAAGATCGCTGACTCCAAACGAGCCTTTGAGCTACAAAAGTCAGCCTTCAGTGAGGAGGTCAACATCAAG ACCGCCGAGGCCCAGCTGGCCTATGAGCTGCAAGGGGCCCGTGAGCAGCAGAAGATCCGGCAGGAAGAGATTGAGATTGAAGTGGTGCAGCGCAAGAAGCAAATTGCCGTGGAGGCGCAGGAGATCCTGCGCACAGACAAGGAGCTCATCGCCACTGTGCGCCGCCCCGCTGAGGCCGAGGCCCACCGCATACAGCAGATCGCTGAGGGTGAAAA GGTGAAGCAGGTCCTcttggcacaggcagaggctgagaagaTCCGCAAAATCGGGGAGGCGGAGGCAGCGGTCATCGAGGCGATGGGCAAGGCAGAGGCTGAGCGGATGAAGCTTAAGGCTGAGGCCTACCAAAAATACGGGGATGCAGCCAAGATGGCCTTGGTGCTGGAGGCCCTGCCCCAG attgCTGCCAAAATCGCAGCACCACTGACCAAAGTCGATGAGATTGTGGTCCTCAGCGGAGACAACAGCAAGGTGACATCAGAAGTGAACCGGCTGCTGGCCGAGCTACCTGCCTCTGTGCACGCTCTCACGGGTGTGGACCTATCGAAG ATACCCCTGATCAAGAAGGCCACCGGTGCACAGGTGTGA